A region of Vigna radiata var. radiata cultivar VC1973A chromosome 6, Vradiata_ver6, whole genome shotgun sequence DNA encodes the following proteins:
- the LOC106764394 gene encoding CHD3-type chromatin-remodeling factor PICKLE, with amino-acid sequence MSSSIQLRERSSCRPHYNFDESDDEDQVIFHGEHGKSAENDVKVNEDDTNVGGSVEGLPGSSRQKKRKNIIDDSNVSVVLPRKRGRPRKNIAKSDKTDTNVNSFADRLRERSTKPNYIDEDLEIFPSKHGKSKENIIKFERSDTKENSCQACEEQGELLKCETCTYSFHSRCIISPLKSLIPDSWRCPECVSPLSGIDKILDCEMRPVVAAESDAQNLESKQNSVKHYLVKWKGLSYLHCTWVPEGEFLKAFKTQPGLKIRINSLHRRIESAKNFNEDFVGIRSEWTMVDRIIASRVNDDTNEYLVKWKDLPYDECHWEQETDISAFQAEIERFNKFQSRTRKVLDASESENLQKEFLQYESSPGFLSGGSLHPYQLEGLNFLRFSWSKQTHVILADEMGLGKTIQSIAFLASLFESKVCPHLVIAPLSTLRNWEREFATWAPQMNVVMYFGSANARNLIREYEFYFPKNQKGFQGKKSKQLVGETRQGRIKFDVLLTSYEMINCDLSSLKPIKWECLIVDEGHRLKNKNSKLFSSLTQLSSKHRVLLTGTPLQNNLDELFMLMHFLDAGKFGSLEGFQEEFKDINREEQILRLHKMLAPHLLRRLKKDVMTELPPKKELILRVELSSLQKEYYKAILTRNYPILIRRAGISLINVVMELRKLCCHPFMFDGLQPDLNINDEKAPIDYLLESCGKLQLLDKMMVKLKEQGHRVLIYSQFQKMLDLLGDYCCYRSWQFERIDGKVGGAERQVRIDRFNAEDSSRFCFLLSTRAGGLGINLTTADTVIIYDSDWNPHADLQAMARSHRHGQKKKVMIYRLIARGTIEERMIQMTKKKMVLEHLVVGRLQAENIKQEELDDLVRYGAEELFADENDEASKSRQIHYDDDAIDRLLDRDGDGGXDAGLDGEDEDGFLKAFKVANFEYIDEVKPAEEVAQKESEENQFSAANLKKSAYWDGLLKIGYEQGRIEELDALGKGKRTRTKWLGEGCSTWGDLSSDDENYSEDDSNSFETPTPARRGKKVRAENPGPLPLMEGQGKSLKVLGFSQNQRADFLQILMRFGVGDYDWKQFAPRMKHKSYEEITEYGILLLSHISEDITDSPTFTDGVPKEGLRIQDVLVRISLLIMISDKVKFVSENPGIQLFSSDVLIRYPRLKGTNFWKMEHDLVLLQAVLKHGYGRWHDIITDKDLQIQTVICQELNIAIADEAVQVQSDSRMLHGPNSTNGECSTSFNQSKQSDLCGSSDRGKQIQSHHESATRDQNKQIKRAHIEFIKRRLRLLEKGLIAEYQNERFSELKAQEEKKKLDEGNSTRVNVNKYIVKDTDELYYYLYDFDADRMQLLSLYNEMCQTVEGSAAGLAENATEQQQQKAIKNLGQIQSICADFYEILRYETPE; translated from the exons ATGAGTAGTTCAATTCAGCTTCGTGAAAGATCTAGTTGCAGGCCTCATTATAATTTTGATGAGTCAGACGATGAAGATCAAGTTATTTTCCATGGAGAACATGGAAAATCTGCTGAAAACGATGTGAAAGTTAATGAAGATGATACT AATGTTGGTGGTTCGGTTGAAGGGCTTCCTGGAAGCTCCCGTCAAAAGAAACGTAAGAACATCATTGATGATTCAAACGTTTCAGTTGTTCTCCCTAGGAAACGAGGGAGACCGAGAAAAAACATTGCTAAAAGTGATAAAACTGATACA AATGTGAATAGTTTTGCTGATCGGCTTCGAGAAAGATCCACGAAGCCAAATTATATAGAcgaagatttggaaatttttccTAGCAAACATGGGAAATCCaaagaaaacattataaaatttgaaagaagtGACACG AAAGAGAATTCGTGTCAAGCTTGTGAAGAACAAGGTGAGCTTTTAAAATGTGAAACATGCACCTATTCTTTCCATTCTAGGTGTATAATCTCACCACTTAAAAGTCTCATTCCAGACAGTTGGAGGTGCCCTGAATGT GTTAGCCCACTCAGTGGCATTGATAAGATATTAGATTGTGAGATGCGTCCTGTGGTGGCTGCTGAAAGTGATGCACAGAATTTGGAGTCGAAACAAAATTCTGTCAAGCACTATCTTGTTAAGTGGAAGGGACTCTCATATTTGCACTGCACCTG GGTTCCGGAAGGAGAGTTTTTGAAGGCTTTCAAGACTCAGCCAGGTCTAAAGATCAGAATAAACAGCCTCCATCGTCGTATCGAATCAGCCAAGAATTTCAATGAAGATTTTGTTGGCATTAGATCCGAATGGACTATGGTTGACAGAATAATTGCTTCCAG GGTAAACGACGATACCAATGAATATCTTGTCAAATGGAAAGACCTTCCATACGACGAGTGTCACTGGGAGCAGGAAACTGATATCTCTGCTTTCCAAGCAGAAATAGAAAGATTTAACAAATTTCAGTCCAGAACAAGGAAGGTTTTGGATGCTTCTGAATCAGAAAATCTGCAGAAAGAATTTCTGCAGTATGAAAGCAGCCCGGGGTTTCTTTCAGGGG GTTCACTGCATCCATATCAACTTGAAGGATTGAATTTCTTACGATTTTCATGGTCCAAGCAAACCCATGTTATACTTGCTGATGAAATGGGACTTG gaaAAACCATTCAGAGCATTGCTTTCTTGGCATCGCTCTTTGAAAGCAAAGTTTGTCCACATCTGGTCATTGCTCCGCTCTCAACGTTGAGAAACTGGGAGCGTGAATTTGCAACGTGGGCACCTCAGATGAATGTT GTTATGTATTTTGGATCTGCCAACGCTCGTAATTTGATACGAGAGTATGAGTTTTACTTTCCCAAGAACCAAAAGGGGTTCCAGGGAAAGAAATCTAAACAGCTTGTTGGTGAAACCAGACAAGGAAGAATAAAGTTTGATGTTCTTTTGACATCATATGAGATGATAAATTGTGATTTATCATCTCTGAAGCCCATTAAGTGGGAGTGCCTG ATAGTTGATGAGGGTCACCGTCTGAAGAACAAGAACTCTAAATTGTTTTCTTCGTTGACCCAACTTTCCAGCAAACACCGTGTGCTTTTGACTGGAACTCCTCTTCAG AACAATTTGGATGAACTTTTTATGCTGATGCACTTCCTTGATGCTGGAAAG TTTGGAAGTTTAGAGGGGTTTCAGGAAGAGTTTAAGGATATCAATAGAGAGGAGCAGATTCTGAGACTGCATAAAATGTTGGCACCGCATCTCTTGAGAA GATTGAAGAAAGATGTGATGACAGAACTGCCTCCAAAAAAGGAACTTATTTTACGTGTTGAATTATCCAGCCTTCAGAAAGAATACTACAAGGCAATTCTGACTCGTAATTATCCGATATTAATCCGCCGAGCTGGT ATTTCTCTTATCAACGTTGTTATGGAACTGCGTAAGCTCTGCTGCCATCCCTTTATGTTTGATGGACTTCAACCTGATCTCAATATTAACGATGAAAAAGCTCCAATTGA CTATTTGCTTGAATCCTGTGGGAAGTTACAACTGTTGGACAAGATGATGGTGAAACTGAAAGAGCAAGGTCATAGAGTCCTTATATATTCCCAATTTCAGAAAATGCTGGACTTGCTTGGAGATTACTGCTGTTACAGG AGTTGGCAATTTGAGAGGATAGATGGGAAGGTTGGAGGAGCTGAAAGACAAGTAAGGATAGATCGGTTTAATGCTGAAGATTCTTcaagattttgttttcttctttctacaAGAGCTGGGGGATTAGGGATAAACCTTACTACAGCGGACACAGTCATTATATATGACAG TGATTGGAATCCTCATGCTGACTTGCAAGCCATGGCCCGGTCGCACCGCCATGGACAAAAAAAGAAG GTGATGATTTACAGGCTCATAGCAAGAGGAACCATTGAAGAACGGATGATTCAGATgacaaagaagaaaatggtgTTAGAACACCTGGTTGTAGGGAGGCTACAGGCTGAAAACATTAAGCag GAAGAGTTAGATGATCTCGTAAGATATGGCGCAGAGGAGTTGTTTGCtgatgaaaatgatgaagcAAGCAAGTCTCGCCAGATTcattatgatgatgatgctaTAGACAG ATTGCTGGATCGTGATGGAGATGGAGGTNAAGATGCTGGTTTggatggtgaagatgaagatggattTCTTAAGGCTTTTAAG GTGGCAAATTTCGAATACATAGACGAAGTTAAGCCAGCAGAGGAGGTGGCACAAAAAGAATCAGAGGAGAATCAATTCTCTGCTGCCAATTTGAAGAAATCAGCTTACTGGGATGGCTTGTTGAAAATAGGATATGAACAGGGCAGAATTGAAGAACTAGATGCCTTAGGCAAAGGGAAGCGAACCCGCACCAAATGGCTG GGAGAAGGTTGTAGTACTTGGGGAGATTTAAGCTCAGATGATGAAAATTATAGTGAAGATGATTCAAATTCATTTGAGACTCCTACTCCTGCTAGAAGGGGAAAGAAAGTTCGTG CAGAGAACCCAGGGCCACTTCCTTTAATGGAAGGTCAAGGAAAATCGTTGAAAGTACTTGGTTTTAGTCAAAATCAAAGGGCtgattttcttcaaattttgatgAG GTTTGGGGTTGGTGATTATGATTGGAAACAGTTTGCTCCCAGGATGAAACACAAGAGTTATGAAGAAATCACGGA GTATGGCATTCTTCTTTTGTCTCATATTTCAGAAGATATTACTGATTCACCAACATTCACAG ATGGCGTTCCAAAGGAAGGACTTCGAATACAAGATGTCCTTGTAAGGATTTCACTTCTGATTATGATATCAGATAAA GTGAAGTTTGTATCAGAAAATCCTGGAATTCAACTTTTTTCATCTGATGTCTTAATACGCTATCCACGTTTGAAGGGTACAAATTTCTGGAAGATGGAGCATGATTTAGTGTTACTGCAGGCCGTGTTGAA GCATGGCTATGGAAGGTGGCATGATATTATTACGGATAAGGATCTGCAGATTCAGACGGTCATCTGTCAGGAGTTGAATATTGCAATTGCAGATGAAGCAGTTCAAGTACAGTCTGACTCACGAATGCTCCATGGTCCAAATAGTACAAATGGGGAGTGTAGCACGAGCTTCAACCAATCTAAGCAGAGTGATTTGTGTGGTTCTAGTGATCGTGGGAAGCAAATCCAGTCACATCATGAATCCGCCACGAGGGATCAGAATAAACAAATCAAGAGAGCACATATTGAGTTTATCAAGAGAAGGCTTCGTCTCTTGGAAAAAGGTCTCATCGCTGAGTACCAGAATGAACGCTTT AGTGAACTCAAAGCACAGgaggaaaaaaagaaactagatGAAGGCAACTCCACGCGTGTTAATGTGAACAAGTATATAGTTAAAG ATACAGATGAACTGTATTATTACTTATATGATTTTGATGCAGATCGTATGCAACTACTGTCTCTTTACAATGAG ATGTGCCAGACTGTGGAGGGCAGCGCCGCCGGTTTAGCAGAAAATGCAACAGAACAGCAACAACAAAAAGCTATTAAGAACTTGGGTCAAATCCAAAGCATTTGTGCAGATTTCTATGAAATTCTGCGTTATGAGACACCGGAGTGA
- the LOC106764433 gene encoding brassinosteroid-related acyltransferase 1 yields the protein MAATQANDPRSIVSISKIVSVNPKLVQPQRVLTLSNLDRQCPHLMHLVFFYNNLPHQRLNDLSLNSVFCSLKSGLEDTLALWYPAAGRLWPNQSDGKLNLWCNNHGAVLAEAETSAKISQLGNLSEYNEFFEKLVYKPAFDGNFSNMPLIVAQVTKFGCGGYSIGIGTSHSLFDGPATYDFLRAWASNSEIVKGRSRSDEVPKPVHERGILLRGTLEEARETGNFPSDTSSRTMAVDHLYHLIMQTACAQKGFPLQIETPSNSKKCVLKTYHVSGAMTENLKRKHFPMQRGSFPFSTFEVLAAHLWKARSKALGVKKEKQVCLQFAVDIRNKTKPALPKCFSGNAYVLASIMMSMGELENASYESIIEKIREAKNKVNEDYVRSYVEALEGAEQGSSLPPLKELTLVSDWTRMPFHNIQFFHGKATYASPLATPIPQVAYFMQSPTHNMAVDIRIGLEAEHITAFNHCFLTMAS from the exons ATGGCTGCAACTCAGGCTAATGATCCTAGAAGCATAGTTTCTATTTCAAAGATTGTTTCTGTGAATCCAAAACTCGTGCAACCTCAGAGGGTTCTGACTCTTTCAAATTTGGACAGGCAGTGTCCACACCTCATGCACTTGGTGTTCTTCTACAATAACCTGCCTCACCAGAGGTTGAATGACTTGTCCCTCAATTCAGTGTTCTGCAGCTTGAAATCTGGCTTGGAAGATACCTTGGCTCTGTGGTATCCTGCTGCAGGTAGGCTTTGGCCCAATCAAAGTGATGGCAAGCTCAACCTGTGGTGCAACAACCATGGTGCAGTTCTTGCAGAGGCTGAAACCTCTGCTAAAATCTCACAACTTGGAAACCTCTCTGAGTACAATGAATTCTTTGAGAAGCTGGTTTATAAGCCAGCTTTTGATGGGAATTTCTCAAATATGCCGCTGATTGTTGCTCAG GTCACTAAATTTGGTTGTGGAGGGTATTCAATTGGTATTGGAACAAGCCACTCTTTGTTTGATGGGCCAGCAACCTATGACTTCTTGCGTGCATGGGCTTCAAATTCAGAAATTGTGAAAGGAAGAAGCAGATCTGATGAAGTTCCAAAGCCAGTGCATGAGAGAGGGATACTTCTGAGAGGTACTCTTGAAGAAGCAAGAGAGACTGGAAATTTTCCTTCAGACACAAGTTCAAGGACCATGGCAGTAGATCACTTATATCATCTTATAATGCAAACAGCTTGTGCACAAAAGGGTTTTCCTCTGCAAATTGAAACACCCTCTAATTCAAAGAAGTGTGTTCTTAAAACCTATCATGTTTCAGGTGCAATGACAGAAAACTTGAAAAGGAAACACTTCCCCATGCAAAGAGGTTCATTTCCTTTCTCAACCTTTGAGGTTCTTGCAGCTCACCTTTGGAAG GCAAGGAGCAAAGCTTTAGgggtgaaaaaggaaaaacaagtATGCCTCCAATTTGCAGTGGACATAAGGAACAAGACGAAACCAGCATTGCCAAAGTGTTTCAGTGGAAATGCATATGTTCTTGCATCGATCATGATGTCAATGGGAGAATTGGAAAATGCAAGCTATGAAAGCATCATTGAGAAAATAAGAGAAGCGAAGAACAAAGTGAACGAGGATTATGTGAGAAGCTACGTTGAAGCACTAGAAGGAGCAGAACAAGGTTCTTCTCTTCCTCCACTTAAGGAGCTAACTCTGGTTTCCGATTGGACAAGAATGCCTTTTCACAACATTCAGTTCTTCCATGGAAAAGCAACCTATGCATCCCCTCTTGCCACTCCTATCCCACAGGTTGCATACTTCATGCAAAGCCCTACTCACAACATGGCCGTCGACATCAGAATCGGCTTGGAAGCTGAACATATAACTGCTTTTAATCACTGCTTCCTAACCATGGCCTCATGA
- the LOC106763713 gene encoding two-component response regulator ARR12 isoform X2 → MDDFRNEFHKGLHVLAVDDDSTCLKILETMLQKHKYHVTATKNAQTALNLLRGNKSGFDLVISDVQMPDMDGFKLLELVGLEMDLPVIMMSVDDDFKMVMKGIKHGACDYLLKPVRLKDVKNIWQHVARRRRMGSKEQDRSSNQDKANTDSNERGSVATGNSDQNVKSSRKRRDEDDYDNDDQENDHDNEDSSCHKKARVVWNAELHHKFVSAVNQLGFEKAVPKKILDLMNVEKLTRENVASHLQKYRLYLKKINCAANRQANMVAALGTTDPSFLRIGSLSGVGHLHSLTGSQQFHNSTFRPFGPGGMAGRLNTSVGLNVHETLQFGHAQNFYKSMHDPLKFQPAIIGGNQNGIQGVPLSTAVDQFQHNKGVGIAVSPIQSVSPFFDVQPNFSVPNKLPDLIPTSTVGCSASPVLDVSNNALVLKADSENTQGGGVLFGQTSLASQNSQFSLPLLDQGRCSDIWSNTVQSSGTNSYPAGETFGVRNLNGASSITSLSNPSHYSLKDMHSQGVLIPNNSGQITNNVVPFQGNTDFSFFDPLLMKPDGVIEENTLKQQQGYIMNHTKSQNNSAANNLGSVEEFVSSMMKQKQENVKLLEGYLCDNNLSDGTSI, encoded by the exons ATGGATGATTTCAGAAATGAGTTTCACAAAGGATTGCATGTTCTTGCTGTTGATGATGACTCAACGTGTCTCAAGATTCTGGAGACTATGTTACAAAAGCACAAATACCATG TAACAGCCACTAAAAATGCACAAACAGCATTGAATCTGTTGAGAGGAAACAAAAGCGGGTTTGACCTTGTTATCAGCGATGTACAAATGCCAGACATGGATGGATTTAAGTTGCTTGAGCTTGTGGGGCTTGAGATGGACCTACCTGTCATAA TGATGTCGGTAGATGATGATTTTAAGATGGTGATGAAGGGAATTAAACATGGAGCTTGTGATTATCTTCTGAAACCTGTGAGACTTAAGGATGTAAAGAATATTTGGCAGCATGTTGCCAGAAGGAGGAGGATGGGTTCAAAGGAGCAGGATAGAAGCAGTAACCAAGACAAAGCTAATACTGACAGCAATGAAAGAGGTTCAGTAGCAACAGGAAATTCAGATCAAAATGTAAAGTCTTCCCGAAAGAGGAGGGATGAGGATGACTATGATAATGACGACCAAGAGAATGACCATGACAATGAGGACTCATCATGTCATAAGAAAGCTCGAGTTGTTTGGAATGCTGAACTGCACCACAAGTTTGTTTCTGCTGTTAATCAATTAGGCTTTGAAA AAGCTGTGCCTAAAAAGATTCTTGACTTGATGAATGTTGAAAAGCTTACAAGGGAGAATGTGGCCAGCCACCTTCAG AAATATAGGCTTTATCTGAAAAAGATTAACTGTGCGGCGAACCGGCAGGCTAATATGGTTGCAGCATTAGGCACTACAGATCCATCATTTCTGAGAATAGGTTCTCTGAGTGGTGTTGGACATTTGCATTCATTGACTGGTTCTCAACAGTTTCATAACAGTACTTTCAGACCCTTTGGACCTGGTGGAATGGCTGGTAGATTGAACACTTCTGTTGGTTTGAATGTGCATGAAACTCTTCAGTTTGGTCATGCACAAAATTTTTACAAATCTATGCATGATCCACTCAAGTTTCAACCTGCTATAATTGGTGGCAATCAGAATGGTATTCAGGGAGTGCCATTGTCCACTGCTGTTgatcaatttcaacataataaGGGTGTTGGTATTGCTGTTAGTCCGATTCAAAGCGTTTCCCCTTTTTTTGATGTTCAACCAAATTTTTCAGTGCCAAATAAACTCCCAGATCTGATACCAACATCAACAGTAGGTTGCTCAGCCTCTCCTGTTTTGGACGTATCAAACAATGCTTTGGTATTGAAAGCTGATAGTGAAAACACACAAGGGGGTGGAGTGTTGTTTGGTCAGACTTCATTAGCCTCTCAGAATTCTCAATTCTCACTCCCTTTGCTGGATCAGGGTAGATGCAGTGATATTTGGTCAAATACTGTTCAGTCATCCGGGACAAATTCTTACCCTGCAGGTGAAACTTTTGGAGTGAGGAATCTGAATGGTGCTTCATCCATTACTTCACTGTCTAATCCATCCCATTATTCACTAAAAGATATGCATTCACAAGGAGTTCTTATTCCAAATAATTCTGGACAAATTACCAATAATGTGGTGCCATTTCAAGG AAACACAGACTTCAGTTTCTTTGATCCCTTACTGATGAAACCTGATGGAGTTATTGAAGAAAACACATTGAAACAACAACAGGGATACATCATGAACCATACCAAGTCTCAAAACAATAGTGCCGCTAATAATCTTGGTTCCGTGGAAGAATTTGTCAGTTCAATGATGAAACAG AAACAAGAGAATGTGAAATTATTGGAAGGATATTTATGCGACAACAATCTCTCAGACGGGACATCCATTTGA
- the LOC106763713 gene encoding two-component response regulator ARR12 isoform X1, which produces MDDFRNEFHKGLHVLAVDDDSTCLKILETMLQKHKYHVTATKNAQTALNLLRGNKSGFDLVISDVQMPDMDGFKLLELVGLEMDLPVIMMSVDDDFKMVMKGIKHGACDYLLKPVRLKDVKNIWQHVARRRRMGSKEQDRSSNQDKANTDSNERGSVATGNSDQNVKSSRKRRDEDDYDNDDQENDHDNEDSSCHKKARVVWNAELHHKFVSAVNQLGFEKAVPKKILDLMNVEKLTRENVASHLQKYRLYLKKINCAANRQANMVAALGTTDPSFLRIGSLSGVGHLHSLTGSQQFHNSTFRPFGPGGMAGRLNTSVGLNVHETLQFGHAQNFYKSMHDPLKFQPAIIGGNQNGIQGVPLSTAVDQFQHNKGVGIAVSPIQSVSPFFDVQPNFSVPNKLPDLIPTSTVGCSASPVLDVSNNALVLKADSENTQGGGVLFGQTSLASQNSQFSLPLLDQGRCSDIWSNTVQSSGTNSYPAGETFGVRNLNGASSITSLSNPSHYSLKDMHSQGVLIPNNSGQITNNVVPFQGWDDNNDDSTFPSNIFCNSMDSLIDTDGHTSFNSIYNRNTDFSFFDPLLMKPDGVIEENTLKQQQGYIMNHTKSQNNSAANNLGSVEEFVSSMMKQKQENVKLLEGYLCDNNLSDGTSI; this is translated from the exons ATGGATGATTTCAGAAATGAGTTTCACAAAGGATTGCATGTTCTTGCTGTTGATGATGACTCAACGTGTCTCAAGATTCTGGAGACTATGTTACAAAAGCACAAATACCATG TAACAGCCACTAAAAATGCACAAACAGCATTGAATCTGTTGAGAGGAAACAAAAGCGGGTTTGACCTTGTTATCAGCGATGTACAAATGCCAGACATGGATGGATTTAAGTTGCTTGAGCTTGTGGGGCTTGAGATGGACCTACCTGTCATAA TGATGTCGGTAGATGATGATTTTAAGATGGTGATGAAGGGAATTAAACATGGAGCTTGTGATTATCTTCTGAAACCTGTGAGACTTAAGGATGTAAAGAATATTTGGCAGCATGTTGCCAGAAGGAGGAGGATGGGTTCAAAGGAGCAGGATAGAAGCAGTAACCAAGACAAAGCTAATACTGACAGCAATGAAAGAGGTTCAGTAGCAACAGGAAATTCAGATCAAAATGTAAAGTCTTCCCGAAAGAGGAGGGATGAGGATGACTATGATAATGACGACCAAGAGAATGACCATGACAATGAGGACTCATCATGTCATAAGAAAGCTCGAGTTGTTTGGAATGCTGAACTGCACCACAAGTTTGTTTCTGCTGTTAATCAATTAGGCTTTGAAA AAGCTGTGCCTAAAAAGATTCTTGACTTGATGAATGTTGAAAAGCTTACAAGGGAGAATGTGGCCAGCCACCTTCAG AAATATAGGCTTTATCTGAAAAAGATTAACTGTGCGGCGAACCGGCAGGCTAATATGGTTGCAGCATTAGGCACTACAGATCCATCATTTCTGAGAATAGGTTCTCTGAGTGGTGTTGGACATTTGCATTCATTGACTGGTTCTCAACAGTTTCATAACAGTACTTTCAGACCCTTTGGACCTGGTGGAATGGCTGGTAGATTGAACACTTCTGTTGGTTTGAATGTGCATGAAACTCTTCAGTTTGGTCATGCACAAAATTTTTACAAATCTATGCATGATCCACTCAAGTTTCAACCTGCTATAATTGGTGGCAATCAGAATGGTATTCAGGGAGTGCCATTGTCCACTGCTGTTgatcaatttcaacataataaGGGTGTTGGTATTGCTGTTAGTCCGATTCAAAGCGTTTCCCCTTTTTTTGATGTTCAACCAAATTTTTCAGTGCCAAATAAACTCCCAGATCTGATACCAACATCAACAGTAGGTTGCTCAGCCTCTCCTGTTTTGGACGTATCAAACAATGCTTTGGTATTGAAAGCTGATAGTGAAAACACACAAGGGGGTGGAGTGTTGTTTGGTCAGACTTCATTAGCCTCTCAGAATTCTCAATTCTCACTCCCTTTGCTGGATCAGGGTAGATGCAGTGATATTTGGTCAAATACTGTTCAGTCATCCGGGACAAATTCTTACCCTGCAGGTGAAACTTTTGGAGTGAGGAATCTGAATGGTGCTTCATCCATTACTTCACTGTCTAATCCATCCCATTATTCACTAAAAGATATGCATTCACAAGGAGTTCTTATTCCAAATAATTCTGGACAAATTACCAATAATGTGGTGCCATTTCAAGGGTGGGATGACAACAATGATGATAGTACTTTcccttcaaatattttttgtaactcAATGGACTCTCTGATTGATACTGATGGCCACACTTCTTTCAACTCAATCTACAACAGAAACACAGACTTCAGTTTCTTTGATCCCTTACTGATGAAACCTGATGGAGTTATTGAAGAAAACACATTGAAACAACAACAGGGATACATCATGAACCATACCAAGTCTCAAAACAATAGTGCCGCTAATAATCTTGGTTCCGTGGAAGAATTTGTCAGTTCAATGATGAAACAG AAACAAGAGAATGTGAAATTATTGGAAGGATATTTATGCGACAACAATCTCTCAGACGGGACATCCATTTGA
- the LOC106763714 gene encoding uncharacterized protein LOC106763714 — translation MGVKLEKDPEEEAVDPTEYRRMVGSLRYLCNTRPYISYSVGVVNRYMQNPRVSHLNAIKRILIYLKGTTKYGIVLPKGGSRGEVESLLTQTQIGVETRIEVEGKVRLLVDNKSVIDLTKHPASHGRSKHIETRFHFIREQVSKGKLEWYSVDPKTILQIYSLKR, via the exons ATGGGTGTTAAGCTTGAGAAAGATCCTGAAGAAGAAGCAGTTGATCCTACTGAATATAGAAGAATGGTTGGGAGCCTAAGGTACTTGTGTAATACGAGGCCATATATTAGCTATAGTGTGGGAGTGGTCAACAGATACATGCAGAATCCTAGAGTTTCTCATCTGAATGCTATTAAgagaatcttgatatatctaaAAGGTACCACCAAGTATGGAATTGTGTTGCCTAAAGGTGGATCAAGAGGAGAGGTGGAGTCATTGCTTACTCAGACTCAGATTGGTGTGGAGACAAGG ATTGAAGTTGAAGGAAAGGTCAGACTGCTTGTTGACAACAAGTCAGTCATTGACCTGACTAAGCATCCTGCATCACATGGTAGGAGCAAACACATCGAGACACGTTTTCATTTCATCAGAGAACAAGTCAGCAAAGGGAAGCTAGAGTGGTATAGTGTAGATCCGAAGACCATACTGCAGATATACTCACTAAAGCGTTGA